In Nymphaea colorata isolate Beijing-Zhang1983 chromosome 13, ASM883128v2, whole genome shotgun sequence, one DNA window encodes the following:
- the LOC116267159 gene encoding probable glucan 1,3-beta-glucosidase A — translation MKANRNSPVFSWLLLLLLSHLCLRINVQSTEMPSVQFKAVNLGGWLVTEGWITPSLFDRIYNSDLLDGTQVQFMSTAWGKYLCAEKGGASTIAANSSKASDWETFKLWRVSDDQFQFRVFNKQFIGLDGGGGPGSPIVAVATMPGESETFQIIRNPGNPNRVHIKALSNEMFLQAKSEDIVTADFGGEPGWEDSSKAVFVMNFFGNSLQGEYQVTNGYGTGRAAQVMQDHWNTFIVEDDFAFIAKSGLNAVRIPVGWWTATNPTPAPFVAGSLDVLDRAFSWAENYGLKVILDLHAPPYSQNRGDHSGTRDGTIEFGSTQETIDKTVEVIELFSARYASSESLAAVGLINEPSAPAVSLDVLARYYEAGYAAVRRHSPTAYVIMSNRLHSTTPTELLPLANGRSRTVIDVHYYNLLSSGFNNWTVQQNIDYIYQTRASELNTLTSASGPLSFVGEWVAELNVTNAGPEDYKRFARAQLEVYGRASFGWAYWTLKNVNPHWSLRWMIENGYITI, via the exons ATGAAGGCCAATAGAAACAGTCCTGTTTTCTCATGGCTCCTTCTCCTTCTGCTCTCCCATCTCTGCCTGCGGATCAACGTGCAGTCGACAGAGATGCCAAGTGTTCAATTCAAGGCAGTGAATTTAGGCGGGTGGCTCGTCACTGAAGGCTGGATTACACCTTCTCTCTTTGATCGCATATACAACAGCGATCTGCTG GATGGTACTCAAGTTCAGTTCATGTCGACTGCATGGGGGAAATATCTCTGTGcagagaagggtggtgcttccACTATCGCCGCCAACAGTAGCAAAGCCTCCGATTGGGAAACTTTCAAG TTGTGGAGAGTTTCAGATGACCAATTTCAGTTCCGAGTCTTCAATAAACAATTTATTGGGCTCGATGGAGGAGGGGGACCAGGCAGCCCCATCGTAGCAGTCGCAACGATGCCGGGCGAGTCCGAGACGTTCCAAATTATCAGGAACCCTGGTAATCCAAACCGGGTTCATATCAAAGCACTGAGCAATGAGATGTTTCTGCAG GCAAAATCTGAAGATATTGTGACGGCAGACTTCGGTGGAGAGCCAGGCTGGGAAGATAGTAGCAAAGCAGTATTTGTGATGAACTTCTTTGGGAATTCGCTTCAAGGAGAGTACCAAGTGACAAACGGCTATGGAACTGGGCGAGCTGCCCAGGTTATGCAA GACCATTGGAACACATTTATAGTTGAAGATGATTTCGCCTTCATCGCGAAAAGTGGCTTGAACGCAGTGAGAATTCCAGTTGGGTGGTGGACTGCCACGAACCCTACACCTGCCCCTTTTGTTGCAGGATCCTTGGACGTATTGGACAGGGCGTTCTCTTGGGCTGA GAACTATGGTCTCAAAGTCATATTGGATCTCCATGCACCACCTTACTCTCAAAATCGAGGGGATCACAGTGGGACAAGAGATGGCAccattgaatttggatcaactCAAGAAACCATTGACAAAACTGTTGAGGTTATAGAGCTTTTCTCGGCAAG GTATGCAAGTTCAGAAAGCCTAGCAGCGGTGGGGCTTATCAACGAGCCCTCAGCTCCTGCAGTGTCCCTTGATGTCCTTGCCCGATATTACGAGGCAGGGTACGCTGCAGTCAGGAGACATTCTCCCACAGCCTACGTTATCATGTCCAACAGACTGCACTCGACAACGCCAACTGAGCTCTTGCCTCTCGCCAATGGGCGCTCTAGAACTGTCATTGACGTCCACTACTACAACCTCTTGTCTAGTGGCTTCAACAACTGGACGGTGCAGCAGAACATCGATTACATCTACCAAACCAGAGCTTCTGAACTGAACACACTAACCTCAGCCAGTGGCCCCCTTTCCTTTGTAG GTGAATGGGTGGCAGAGTTGAACGTGACTAACGCAGGACCAGAAGACTACAAGAGGTTTGCAAGGGCTCAGTTGGAAGTGTACGGGCGAGCCTCCTTTGGATGGGCTTACTGGACCCTCAAGAACGTGAACCCGCATTGGAGCCTCCGATGGATGATAGAGAACGGCTACATCACTATCTAG